In Oryza brachyantha chromosome 2, ObraRS2, whole genome shotgun sequence, a single window of DNA contains:
- the LOC102722930 gene encoding ABC transporter B family member 2-like has product MSSPVHGEQDHRRSGGGDKKAAGEKEAAVKAEKVPFLKLFSFADRWDYVLMAMGSLGACAHGASVPVFFIFFGKLINIIGLAYLFPTTVSGRVAKYSLDFVYLGVVILFSSWTEVACWMHTGERQAAKMRQAYLRSMLDQDIAVFDTEASTGEVINAITSDILVVQDAISEKVGNFMHYISRFLAGFAIGFSQVWQISLVTLAIVPLIAIAGGIYAYVTIGLMARVRKSYVKAGEIAEEVIGNVRTVQAFVGEEKAVRSYREALLRTYKYGKRGGLAKGLGLGSMHSVLFLSWALLVWFTSVVVHKNISNGGESFTTMLNVVIAGLSLGQAAPNISTFLRARTAAYPIFQMIERSTVNKASSKVGRTLPAVDGHIQFRDVRFAYPSRPDVVILDRFSLDFPAGKIVALVGGSGSGKSTVVSLIERFYEPLTGAILLDGHDIKDLDVKWLRQQIGLVNQEPALFATSIRENILYGKGDATMDEINHVAKLSEAITFINHLPDRYETQVGERGIQLSGGQKQRIAISRAILKNPSILLLDEATSALDAESEKSVQEALDRVMVGRTTVVIAHRLSTIRNADTIAVVDSGRIVETGTHEQLMANPRSAYASLIQLQEAAQLQSKQSLSDSASISRPLSSKYSRELSRTSMGGSFRSEKESVSRYGGTVEAHEEGHKRKPVSMKKLYSMIRPDWFFGVSGTISAFVAGSQMPLFALGVTQALVSYYMGWETTRREVRKIAVLFCCGAVLTVVFHAIEHLSFGIMGERLTLRVRERMFAAILRNEIGWFDDTSHTSSMLSSRLETDATLVRTIVVDRSTILLQNVGMIVTSLIIAFIINWRITLVVLATYPLMVSGHISEKMFMKGYGGNLGKSYLKANMLAAEAVSNIRTVAAFCAEEKVIKLYADELKEPAKRSFRRGQGAGLFYGVSQFFLFSSYALALWYGSELMSKELASFKSVMKSFMVLIVTALAMGETLAMAPDIIKGNQMVSSVFEILDRKTDVLIDAGNDIKRVEGVIELRGVEFRYPARPEVVVFKGLDLLMKAGKSMALVGMSGSGKSTVLSLILRFYDPIAGKVLIDGRDVRKVKLKSLRKHIGLVQQEPALFATTIYENILYGKDGATEAEVIDAAKLANAHSFISALPEGYQTKVGERGVQLSGGQRQRIAIARAIVKDPAILLLDEATSALDVESERVVQQALDRVMRNRTTVMVAHRLSTIKNADVISVLQDGKIIEQGAHQQLIENRSGAYHKLVSLQQQQQEQLQRH; this is encoded by the exons ATGAGCTCGCCGGTGCATGGCGAGCAGGATCATcgtcggagcggcggcggtgacaaGAAGGCGGCGGGGGAGAAGGAAGCGGCGGTGAAGGCGGAGAAGGTGCCGTTCCTGAAGCTGTTCTCGTTCGCCGACCGCTGGGACTACGTGCTGATGGCGATGGGTTCGCTGGGCGCGTGCGCGCACGGCGCCTCCGTGCCcgtcttcttcatcttcttcgGCAAGCTCATCAACATCATCGGCCTCGCCTACCTTTTCCCCACCACCGTCTCCGGCCGCGTCGCCAAG TACTCGCTGGACTTCGTGTACCTCGGCGTCGTCATACTCTTCTCGTCGTGGACCG AGGTGGCTTGCTGGATGCACACCGGGGAGCGACAGGCCGCGAAGATGCGCCAGGCGTACCTCCGGTCGATGCTCGACCAGGACATCGCCGTCTTCGACACCGAGGCCTCCACCGGCGAGGTCATCAACGCCATCACCAGCGACATCCTCGTCGTCCAGGACGCCATCTCCGAGAAG GTGGGCAACTTCATGCACTACATCAGCCGGTTCCTTGCTGGCTTCGCCATCGGCTTCTCGCAGGTCTGGCAGATCAGCCTCGTCACCCTCGCCATCGTCCCgctcatcgccatcgccggagGCATCTACGCCTACGTCACCATCGGCCTCATGGCGCGCGTCCGCAAGTCCTACGTCAAGGCCGGCGAGATCGCAGAGGAG GTGATCGGCAACGTGCGGACGGTGCAGGCGTTCGTCGGCGAGGAGAAGGCGGTGAGGTCGTACCGGGAGGCGTTGCTGAGGACGTACAAGTACGGCAAGAGGGGCGGCCTCGCCAAAGGGCTCGGCCTCGGGTCCATGCACTCGGTGCTCTTCCTCTCCTGGGCGCTGCTCGTCTGGTTCACCAGCGTCGTCGTCCACAAGAACATCTCAAACGGCGGCGAGTCGTTCACAACCATGCTCAACGTCGTCATCGCCGGCCT CTCCCTCGGCCAGGCGGCGCCGAACATATCGACGTTCCTCcgggcgaggacggcggcgtaCCCGATCTTCCAGATGATCGAGAGGAGCACCGTCAATAAGGCGAGCTCCAAGGTGGGACGCACGCTGCCGGCGGTCGACGGCCACATCCAGTTCCGCGACGTGCGCTTCGCGTACCCGTCCCGCCCGGACGTCGTCATCCTCGACAGGTTCAGCCTGGACTTCCCGGCGGGCAAGATCGTCGCGCTCGTCGGCGGCAGTGGCTCCGGAAAGAGCACCGTCGTCTCGCTCATCGAGCGGTTCTACGAGCCTCTCACCGGCGCGATACTCCTCGACGGCCACGACATCAAGGACCTCGACGTGAAGTGGCTTCGCCAGCAGATTGGCCTCGTCAACCAGGAGCCGGCGCTGTTCGCGACGAGCATCCGGGAGAACATACTCTACGGCAAGGGCGACGCCACCATGGACGAGATCAACCACGTGGCGAAGCTGTCGGAGGCGATCACCTTCATCAACCACCTCCCCGACCGGTACGAGACGCAGGTCGGCGAACGCGGGATACAGCTCTCCGGCGGGCAGAAGCAGCGCATCGCGATCTCGAGGGCGATACTGAAGAACCCGTCGATACTTCTCCTCGACGAGGCGACGAGCGCGCTCGACGCCGAGTCCGAGAAGAGCGTGCAGGAGGCGCTGGACCGCGTCATGGTCGGCCGCACCACCGTGGTGATCGCGCACCGGCTATCCACCATCAGGAACGCCGACACGATCGCCGTCGTGGACAGCGGCAGGATCGTCGAGACCGGCACGCACGAGCAGCTGATGGCGAACCCTCGCAGCGCCTACGCCTCGCTGATCCAACTGCAGGAAGCGGCTCAGCTCCAGAGCAAGCAATCTTTGTCGGACAGCGCCAGCATCAGCCGACCACTAAG CTCCAAGTATTCGAGGGAGCTGTCGAGGACGAGCATGGGTGGGAGCTTCCGCTCCGAGAAGGAGTCGGTCAGCCGGTACGGCGGCACCGTGGAGGCGCACGAGGAAGGGCACAAGAGGAAGCCTGTGTCGATGAAGAAGCTCTACTCCATGATACGGCCGGACTGGTTCTTCGGCGTGTCGGGCACCATCAGCGCGTTCGTCGCCGGCTCCCAGATGCCGCTGTTCGCGCTCGGCGTCACGCAGGCGCTGGTGTCCTACTACATGGGGTGGGAGACGACGAGGCGGGAGGTGCGGAAGATCGCCGTGCTCTTCTGCTGCGGCGCGGTGCTCACCGTGGTGTTCCACGCGATCGAGCACCTCAGCTTCGGCATCATGGGGGAGCGGCTCACGCTGCGCGTCCGGGAGAGGATGTTCGCGGCCATCCTCCGGAACGAGATCGGGTGGTTCGACGACACCAGCCACACGAGCTCGATGCTGTCGTCGCGGCTCGAGACGGACGCCACGCTCGTGCGCACCATCGTCGTCGACCGCTCCACCATCCTTCTGCAGAACGTCGGCATGATCGTGACGTCGCTCATCATCGCCTTCATCATCAACTGGCGGATCACGCTCGTCGTTCTCGCCACCTATCCACTCATGGTCAGCGGCCACATCAGCGAG AAAATGTTCATGAAAGGATACGGGGGCAACCTTGGCAAGTCGTATCTGAAAGCCAACATGCTggccgcggaggcggtgagCAACATCCGGACGGTGGCAGCCTTCTGCGCCGAGGAGAAGGTGATAAAGCTCTACGCCGACGAGCTGAAGGAGCCGGCGAAGCGGTCATTCCGGCGAGGCCAGGGCGCCGGCCTCTTCTATGGAGTCTCACagttcttcctcttctcttcctACGCATTGGCATTATG GTATGGTTCAGAGCTGATGAGCAAGGAGCTGGCCAGCTTCAAGTCGGTTATGAAGTCCTTCATGGTGCTGATAGTGACGGCGCTGGCCATGGGGGAGACgctggcgatggcgccggacaTCATCAAGGGGAACCAGATGGTGTCCTCCGTGTTCGAGATCCTGGACAGGAAGACCGACGTCCTGATCGACGCCGGCAACGACATAAAGAGAGTCGAGGGCGTGATCGAGCTGCGGGGCGTCGAGTTCCGGTACCCGGCGAGGCCCGAGGTGGTCGTGTTCAAAGGCCTCGACCTCCTTATGAAGGCCGGCAAGAGCATGGCGCTCGTGGGGATGAGCGGCTCCGGCAAGAGCACCGTCCTGTCGCTCATCCTCCGCTTCTACGACCCCATCGCCGGGAAAGTCTTGATCGACG GGAGGGACGTCAGGAAGGTGAAGCTCAAGTCGCTGAGGAAGCACATTGGCCTCGTGCAGCAAGAGCCGGCGCTGTTCGCGACGACGATCTACGAGAACATCCTCTACGGGAAggacggcgcgacggaggcggaggtgatcgACGCGGCGAAGCTGGCGAACGCGCACTCCTTCATCAGCGCGCTCCCGGAGGGCTACCAGACCAAGGTCGGGGAGCGCGGGGTGCAGCTCTCCGGCGGACAGAGGCAGCGCATCGCCATCGCGCGCGCCATCGTCAAGGACCCGGCCATCCTGCTCCTGGACGAGGCGACGAGCGCGCTGGACGTGGAGTCGGAGCGCGTCGTGCAGCAGGCGCTGGACAGGGTGATGCGGAACCGGACCACCGTCATGGTGGCTCACCGGCTGTCCACGATCAAGAACGCCGACGTCATCTCGGTGCTGCAGGACGGCAAGATCATCGAGCAGGGAGCCCACCAGCAGCTCATCGAGAACAGGAGCGGCGCCTACCACAAGCTCGTCAGCttgcagcaacagcagcaggagcagctgCAGAGGCATTGA
- the LOC102722370 gene encoding ubiquitin carboxyl-terminal hydrolase 21 produces MAEQDGAPAASEAEAAPVTVDTGAESEDAESKQFQPFFSMCQPIRSVSYSNSWDMACASTNNEQNSNLDKWMQSAPLPENKQPQSEDDMGLLDGETDMQSELLSKEHLCSNHEIGLWDVEAKQQSLSLGSKLCNSSSGAETHDMEGTQLSLSFSGSIHSQLVGAGLGNMGNTCFLNSILQCVTHTVPLFLRLRSTGHYAPCSYDKDGFCSFCALKEHIDESIRRSGSVIRPIRFRDNLKKLSSDFRPGQQEDAHEFLRCLLDNLDKCTSDLNSKDKPSSFDEQSIVKQVFGGRLKSQLICCECGHCSETYEPFLDLSLEINHADHLVDALKSFTKLEQIGDAEEKLTCEHCNAKVCKNKQLMLDRSPDVIAFHLKRFTTLDSSIEKIDKHVVYPLELDLKPFHSDPDADMELKYDLYGVVEHSGSPSYGHYVCSVRSSPSTWHLMNDSHVDLISEASALNQEGYILFYVRQGKFQWFSSLLEQKDEQHPENTSGASPVSVLENMDVDCPTSSGEGINGTTGDKLEKDETSPCKTSFQPKEAAKESPVEPIKVDLKDEIVPSISSHHDNVIISCPGSAADINNLERPSTPSPRRKRFFSDNQLDVFEFEDFGKEDEETPLLGNHKFQPKAKKAKGDSASKSMKGHKGPCIDKNVTRLVRSMPSTRRNGLLDCLNTQLNAAQDSRSCPRSDPVRKRKKFNVPVPINL; encoded by the exons GTTGACACTGGTGCTGAAAGTGAGGATGCAGAAAGTAAgcaattccaaccatttttctcCATGTGCCAGCCGATTCGCTCTGTT AGCTATTCAAATTCCTGGGATATGGCTTGTGCCTCCACAAATAACGAGCAAAAT AGCAACTTGGATAAATGGATGCAGAGTGCACCTTTGCCGGAAAATAAGCAGCCCCAGTCTGAg GATGACATGGGTTTGTTAGATGGGGAAACAGACATGCAGTCTGAACTCCTCAGCAAAGAACATCTATGCTCCAAT CATGAAATAGGTTTGTGGGATGTGGAAGCTAAGCAGCAATCATTGTCCCTTGGCAGCAAGTTGTGCAACTCCAGT AGTGGTGCTGAAACTCATGACATGGAGGGCACACAACTTTCTTTGTCCTTTTCTGGCAGCATTCATTCTCAATTGGTG GGAGCTGGTCTTGGCAATATGGGGAACACATGCTTCCTAAATTCAATTCTTCAATGTGTCACTCATACAGTTCCGCTTTTTCTCAGGCTTCGTTCCACTGGTCACTATGCTCCATGTTCAT ATGACAAAGATGGTTTCTGTTCATTCTGTGCCCTTAAAGAACATATTGATGAATCAATAAGAAGGTCTGGATCTGTTATAAGGCCAATTAGGTTCCGAGATAATTTAAAGA AATTATCTTCAGATTTCAGACCAGGACAACAGGAGGATGCACATGAGTTCCTACGCTGTTTGCTGGACAACTTGGATAAGTGCACCTCTGATCTCAATTCAAAAGATAAACCCTCATCTTTTGATGAACAGAGTATTGTTAAGCAAGTTTTTGGAGGCCGACTGAAAAGCCAG TTGATTTGTTGCGAGTGTGGACATTGCTCGGAAACATATGAGCCCTTTCTTGATCTCAGCCTTGAGATTAATCATGCTGATCATCTTGTTGATGCCTTGAAATCTTTTACCAAGTTGGAGCAAATTGGGGATGCCGAGGAAAAACTGACATGTGAACATTGTAACGCAAAAGTTTGCAAGAACAAGCAGCTTATGCTTGACAGGTCACCAGATGTCATTGCGTTTCATCTAAAGCGGTTCACCACCCTTGATAGTTCTATTGAGAAAATTGACAAACATGTGGTTTATCCATTAGAGCTTGATTTGAAGCCATTTCATAGTGATCCTGATGCCGAT ATGGAACTGAAATATGATCTCTACGGTGTTGTTGAGCATTCTGGCTCACCTAGTTATGGCCATTATGTTTGCTCTGTTCGTTCTTCACCCAGCACTTGGCACCTGATGAATGACTCCCAT GTTGATTTGATTAGTGAGGCAAGTGCACTGAACCAGGAAGGGTATATTCTGTTCTATGTTAGGCAGGGCAAATTTCAGTGGTTTTCAAGTTTGCTGGAGCAAAAGGATGAGCAGCATCCTGAAAATACGAGTGGTGCATCTCCTGTGTCTGTACTGGAGAATATGGATGTCGATTGTCCAACATCCTCTGGAGAAGGCATCAACGGCACTACTGGTGATAAGTTAGAGAAAGACGAAACTAGTCCATGTAAAACATCTTTCCAACCTAAGGAGGCAGCTAAAGAAAGCCCGGTTGAGCCTATCAAGGTTGACCTAAAAGATGAAATCGTGCCATCCATATCATCGCATCATGATAACGTGATTATTAGCTGTCCTGGTAGCGCGGCTGACATTAACAACCTGGAGAGACCGTCAACTCCATCTCCAAGACGCAAACGATTTTTCTCTGATAACCAGTTAGATGTGTTTGAGTTTGAGGACTTTGGTAAAG AAGATGAAGAGACCCCTCTGCTTGGAAACCATAAATTCCAACCAAAAGCTAAGAAGGCTAAAGGTGACTCCGCATCTAAATCGATGAAGGGGCACAAGGGCCCTTGCATAGATAAGAACGTAACACGATTAGTAAGGAGTATGCCGTCCACTCGGAGAAATGGCTTGCTGGACTGCTTGAACACTCAGCTAAATGCTGCGCAAGATTCTCGAAGCTGCCCTCGCAGTGACCCTGTGCGGAAAAGAAAGAAGTTCAACGTCCCGGTTCCAATAAATTTGTAG
- the LOC102722648 gene encoding uncharacterized membrane protein At4g09580: MGREERFPVWEAALLAGVAAAFATGLVGVYLSMPHSDYSFLKLPRNLQELQILTDHLEDYTSDYTVQVLVGYCAVYIFMQTFMIPGTIFMSLLAGALFGQLGGLALVVFAATAGASSCYFLSKLIGKPLVFSLWPDKLGFFQKQVAKRREKLLNYMLFLRVTPTLPNTFINFASPIVDVPYHIFFLATCIGLIPAAYVTVRAGIALGDLSSLSDLYDTQSIALMFLIGVVSVTPTLLGKNEKQQDEASEVAASSS; the protein is encoded by the exons ATGGGGAGGGAGGAAAGGTTCCCGGTGTGGGAGGCGGCActtctcgccggcgtcgccgccgccttcgccacGGGGCTCGTCGGCGTCTACCTCTCCATGCCTCATTCCGACTACAGCTTCCTCAAGCTGCCGCGGAACCTCCAGGAGCTCCAAATCCTCAC CGACCATCTTGAGGACTACACGAGTGACTACACAGTGCAGGTGCTGGTGGGCTATTGCGCCGTATACATCTTCATGCAGACATTCATGATCCCAGGAACCATATTCATGTCCCTCCTTGCCGGAGCACTATTTGGACAGCTTGGTGGTCTTGCTCTGGTGGTCTTTGCCGCAACAGCGGGAGCTTCTTCCTGCTATTTCCTGTCTAAGTTGATTGGGAAACCGTTGGTCTTCTCATTGTGGCCTGACAAGCTTGGGTTCTTTCAGAAGCAG GTTgcgaaaaggagagagaagctgTTGAATTACATGCTTTTCCTTAGAGTAACTCCAACATTGCCCAATACTTTCATTAATTTTGCGTCGCCAATAGTGGACGTGCCCTACCATATCTTCTTCCTGGCAACCTGTATCGGCCTCATCCCAGCTGCTTATGTGACTGTCAGG GCTGGAATAGCTTTGGGAGACTTGAGCTCGTTGAGTGACCTATATGATACACAATCAATAGCACTGATGTTCTTGATTGGGGTTGTTTCGGTGACACCGACATTGTTGGGCAAGAACGAGAAGCAACAAGACGAAGCGTCAGAGGTGGCAGCTAGCAGTAGCTGA